One Hydrogenophaga crassostreae genomic region harbors:
- the gspI gene encoding type II secretion system minor pseudopilin GspI: MNRQSTAGFTLIEILVALAITAMALAAGIQATGALTRAAERQSTQWLAQLCAENTLVQLRLTRQLPATGDTTGTCEQAGQELQVRTSVQPTPNPNFRRVDAVITGSVNGTLVNLLTISTIVGRY; encoded by the coding sequence ATGAACCGACAGTCGACGGCCGGCTTTACGCTGATCGAGATTCTGGTGGCACTGGCCATCACCGCCATGGCCTTGGCCGCGGGTATCCAGGCAACGGGGGCCTTGACGCGTGCCGCCGAGCGCCAGAGCACACAATGGCTGGCCCAGCTCTGCGCGGAAAACACCCTGGTGCAGCTGCGCCTCACCCGTCAGCTGCCGGCGACGGGCGACACCACCGGCACCTGCGAACAGGCGGGCCAGGAGCTTCAGGTGCGCACCTCGGTACAGCCCACGCCCAATCCCAATTTCCGCCGTGTGGACGCCGTCATCACCGGGTCGGTGAATGGCACCCTGGTCAATCTGCTGACCATCTCAACCATCGTGGGGCGCTACTGA
- a CDS encoding prepilin-type N-terminal cleavage/methylation domain-containing protein: MRQTQQGFTLLELMVVIAIIALATATVSLALPDSNRDRLETEALRLSALLESARAQSRTSGVPVYWRATPEGFEFDGLSSRKEAPNPLAGMRAWLQADTQAEVIQPADTANLVLGPEPLITAQRVQLQLGSQSLVLATDGLGPFTVAPPTDAQP; this comes from the coding sequence ATGCGCCAGACTCAACAGGGTTTCACTTTGCTGGAGCTCATGGTGGTGATTGCCATCATCGCGCTGGCCACGGCGACAGTGAGCCTGGCGCTGCCCGACTCCAATCGGGATCGGCTGGAAACCGAGGCTCTGCGTTTGTCGGCTTTGCTTGAGTCGGCGCGCGCCCAATCACGCACCAGTGGCGTCCCGGTGTACTGGCGTGCCACCCCCGAAGGTTTCGAATTCGATGGCCTGTCAAGCCGCAAGGAAGCCCCGAACCCTCTCGCGGGCATGCGCGCCTGGCTCCAGGCAGACACGCAAGCGGAAGTCATTCAGCCGGCCGACACAGCCAACCTCGTGCTCGGCCCCGAGCCGTTGATCACGGCCCAGCGGGTGCAACTGCAACTCGGCTCCCAGTCGTTGGTCCTGGCCACCGATGGGCTCGGTCCCTTTACGGTTGCACCACCGACGGACGCGCAGCCATGA
- the gspG gene encoding type II secretion system major pseudopilin GspG, whose protein sequence is MNALFSKLPAQALRARRALQQGFTLIELMVVLVIIGVLAALIVPNVLDRADDARVTAARTDVNNLMQALKLYKLDNQRFPTGEQGLGALLNKPSTSPVPPNWRPYVEKLPADPWNRSYQYLNPGVHGEVDVLSLGADGQPGGEGTNADVGSWE, encoded by the coding sequence ATGAACGCGCTCTTTTCAAAACTCCCCGCCCAAGCTCTCCGCGCGCGCCGCGCCCTGCAACAGGGCTTCACGCTGATCGAACTGATGGTCGTACTGGTCATCATTGGCGTGCTGGCCGCGCTGATCGTTCCCAACGTGCTCGACCGGGCAGATGACGCACGGGTCACGGCTGCGCGCACCGATGTGAACAACCTCATGCAGGCCCTGAAACTGTACAAACTCGACAACCAGAGGTTTCCAACCGGCGAGCAAGGCCTGGGTGCGCTGCTCAACAAGCCCAGTACAAGCCCGGTGCCACCCAACTGGCGTCCCTATGTGGAGAAGTTGCCAGCCGACCCATGGAACCGCTCGTACCAGTACCTGAACCCTGGTGTGCATGGCGAGGTGGACGTGCTGTCGCTCGGCGCCGATGGCCAGCCTGGTGGCGAAGGCACGAATGCAGACGTGGGCAGCTGGGAGTGA
- the cobT gene encoding nicotinate-nucleotide--dimethylbenzimidazole phosphoribosyltransferase, whose protein sequence is MTDSTEPVLETPAPLTAEVPELRLPEVVAANNPTLVFELHQLFRSTLVHDDALGRVKGIAQQLAHIQHVPPRTFESVALQEPQLVVFAADHGICDEGVSAFPQEATRQRVLHMLRGKGSTNSLATLHGFQVSVVDAGVASHLLPADHGRTVVPLLLRKIGYGTRNMVLRRAMSSTQVVAALHAGMDVVRHLPGNVIALGDVGVGSTSCAALLLVRLCGVPLEDACGRGSGLDDSQLKIKHEVLQLALKRHRKATDPLDILGAMGGFEIAMMVGAMLQAASERRAVIVDGFVATAAALVARALSPNVMDYLIFAHRSAEPGHRLMLIHLQVQPVVDMELRMGQGVGTLLAWPLIKAAEHLINAG, encoded by the coding sequence ATGACCGATTCAACCGAGCCCGTTCTGGAAACGCCTGCGCCGCTGACGGCCGAGGTGCCCGAACTGCGTTTGCCTGAGGTGGTGGCAGCCAACAACCCCACATTGGTGTTCGAACTGCACCAGCTGTTTCGCTCCACGCTCGTGCACGACGACGCGCTTGGACGCGTCAAAGGCATTGCCCAGCAGCTCGCCCACATTCAGCATGTGCCGCCCAGGACATTCGAAAGCGTTGCGCTGCAAGAACCGCAACTGGTGGTGTTTGCGGCAGACCATGGCATTTGCGACGAGGGCGTATCGGCCTTTCCCCAGGAGGCCACCCGCCAACGGGTTTTGCACATGTTGCGTGGCAAAGGCAGTACCAACTCTCTGGCCACATTGCACGGTTTTCAGGTCAGTGTGGTCGACGCCGGCGTTGCCTCACATTTGCTGCCCGCTGACCATGGACGCACAGTCGTGCCCTTGCTTTTGCGAAAAATCGGCTATGGCACGCGCAACATGGTGCTGCGAAGGGCGATGTCATCGACCCAGGTAGTGGCAGCGTTACACGCGGGCATGGATGTGGTTCGGCATCTGCCAGGCAATGTGATCGCCCTGGGCGACGTGGGCGTGGGCAGCACTTCGTGCGCCGCATTGCTCCTGGTTCGCCTGTGCGGCGTGCCACTCGAAGACGCCTGCGGACGTGGCAGCGGTCTTGACGATTCACAACTCAAGATCAAGCACGAAGTGCTGCAACTGGCGTTGAAACGCCACCGCAAAGCCACCGACCCCCTGGATATTCTCGGCGCCATGGGGGGGTTTGAAATTGCCATGATGGTTGGTGCCATGTTGCAAGCCGCCAGCGAGAGGCGAGCAGTGATCGTGGACGGGTTTGTCGCAACGGCTGCGGCTTTGGTGGCCCGGGCGCTTTCACCCAACGTGATGGACTACCTGATTTTTGCCCACCGCAGCGCTGAACCAGGCCACCGCCTGATGCTCATTCACCTGCAGGTTCAGCCTGTCGTGGATATGGAGCTGCGCATGGGCCAGGGTGTAGGCACCTTGCTGGCCTGGCCACTGATCAAGGCAGCGGAACACCTGATCAACGCGGGCTGA
- the ilvA gene encoding threonine ammonia-lyase, biosynthetic, with amino-acid sequence MPASRKTQSKPAIARKSVGGSGLTPADYLKKILTARVYDVAIESNLEIAKNLSQRLGNTVLLKREDQQPVFSFKLRGAYNKMAHLTPAQLKKGVICASAGNHAQGVALSGRKLGTRSVIVMPTTTPQVKVDAVRALGGEVVLSGESYSDAYTHAAALQKREGLTFVHPFDDPDVIAGQGTIAMEILRQLQSLGTTRLDAVFVAIGGGGLISGVANYIKAVRPEVKVIGVQTNDSDAMLQSVQAGERITLPDVGLFADGTAVKLVGEETYRVASALVDEYVVVDTDAVCAAIKDIFVDTRSIVEPSGALAVAAVKQYVAKHKTKGQTYAAILCGANMNFDRLRFVAERAEVGEEREALFAVTIPEERGSFRRFCELIGDLPGTPRNVTEFNYRIHNEREAHVFVGLTTQGKGESTRIAKTLGKQGFKTLDLTHDDLAKEHIRHMVGGHSSLSSDERLMRFIFPERPGALLKFLNLMRPNWNISLFHYRNQGADYGRILVGMQVPPKDDKAFTQFLGTLGYPCVEETSNPVYRLFLKS; translated from the coding sequence ATGCCAGCAAGCCGAAAAACACAAAGCAAACCCGCCATCGCCCGCAAGAGTGTGGGCGGCTCTGGACTTACGCCTGCCGACTACCTGAAGAAAATTCTCACCGCCCGGGTCTATGACGTGGCGATCGAGTCCAACCTGGAGATCGCCAAGAACCTGAGCCAGCGCTTGGGGAATACGGTTTTGCTCAAACGCGAAGACCAGCAACCGGTTTTCAGCTTCAAGCTGCGAGGGGCTTACAACAAGATGGCCCACTTGACCCCCGCGCAGTTGAAAAAGGGCGTGATCTGCGCATCTGCAGGCAACCACGCCCAAGGCGTGGCGCTCAGCGGACGCAAGCTGGGCACGCGGTCGGTGATCGTGATGCCAACGACCACGCCTCAGGTCAAGGTTGATGCGGTTCGGGCACTTGGCGGTGAAGTCGTTTTAAGTGGTGAAAGCTACTCCGACGCGTACACCCATGCTGCGGCCCTTCAGAAGCGCGAAGGACTGACCTTCGTGCACCCTTTTGACGATCCCGATGTAATCGCTGGGCAGGGCACCATAGCCATGGAGATCCTCCGCCAGTTGCAGAGTCTGGGCACCACCCGGCTCGACGCTGTTTTTGTCGCCATCGGTGGTGGCGGTCTCATTTCTGGCGTGGCCAACTACATCAAGGCAGTGCGACCAGAGGTCAAAGTCATTGGTGTTCAAACCAACGACTCAGACGCGATGTTGCAATCGGTACAAGCGGGTGAACGGATCACCCTGCCTGACGTGGGCCTGTTTGCCGACGGCACTGCGGTGAAACTGGTGGGGGAAGAAACCTACCGGGTGGCAAGCGCCCTCGTCGACGAATACGTGGTGGTCGACACGGACGCGGTGTGCGCAGCCATCAAGGACATTTTTGTCGACACGCGCAGCATCGTAGAGCCGTCTGGCGCGCTCGCAGTGGCAGCGGTGAAGCAATACGTGGCCAAACACAAGACCAAGGGCCAGACCTATGCGGCCATCCTGTGTGGTGCCAACATGAATTTCGACCGCCTGCGCTTTGTGGCCGAACGGGCGGAAGTGGGCGAAGAGCGAGAAGCCCTGTTTGCAGTCACCATCCCTGAAGAACGCGGCAGCTTTCGGCGCTTTTGCGAACTCATTGGTGATCTCCCGGGAACACCACGCAATGTGACCGAGTTCAACTACCGCATTCACAACGAGCGCGAGGCCCACGTATTTGTGGGCCTGACCACCCAGGGCAAAGGCGAATCCACAAGAATCGCGAAGACACTGGGCAAACAGGGATTCAAAACCCTGGACCTGACCCATGATGATCTGGCCAAGGAACACATTCGACACATGGTGGGCGGGCACTCGTCCCTGTCGAGCGACGAGCGCCTGATGCGTTTCATCTTCCCGGAGCGCCCGGGGGCGTTGCTCAAATTCCTGAATCTGATGCGCCCCAACTGGAACATCAGCCTGTTCCACTACCGCAACCAGGGCGCCGACTACGGCCGCATTCTGGTGGGAATGCAGGTGCCGCCCAAGGACGACAAGGCGTTTACGCAATTTTTGGGCACTTTGGGGTACCCCTGTGTCGAAGAAACGAGCAATCCGGTGTACCGTCTGTTTCTTAAAAGCTGA
- a CDS encoding OsmC family protein: MECTVSWTGAAGTRSNMGFVAETGSGHVVAMDGAPDAAKPENGGANLAARPMELLLAGTGGCTAYDVVLILKRGRHAVKGCTVKLTTERADADPKVFTKIHMHFTVTGAGVPAAAVERAIAMSHDKYCSASVMLGKTAQITTGFEVAEG, translated from the coding sequence ATGGAATGCACTGTCAGTTGGACTGGCGCTGCCGGAACCCGCTCGAATATGGGTTTTGTGGCCGAAACGGGCAGTGGCCACGTGGTGGCCATGGACGGAGCGCCCGATGCGGCCAAACCCGAGAATGGTGGCGCAAACCTTGCTGCTCGCCCAATGGAGTTGTTGTTGGCCGGCACCGGGGGCTGCACGGCATATGACGTGGTGCTGATTCTCAAACGTGGCCGCCACGCCGTAAAGGGCTGCACCGTGAAACTCACCACCGAGCGGGCCGATGCCGATCCCAAGGTGTTCACCAAGATTCACATGCATTTCACGGTGACCGGGGCAGGCGTTCCGGCTGCCGCTGTGGAGCGGGCCATTGCCATGAGTCATGACAAGTATTGTTCAGCGAGCGTCATGCTCGGAAAAACGGCGCAAATCACCACGGGGTTCGAAGTCGCCGAGGGCTGA
- the coq7 gene encoding 2-polyprenyl-3-methyl-6-methoxy-1,4-benzoquinone monooxygenase: MPMDALLFAADSALRTLFAPPRATRPCPTPANQLGLQELSEIERRTSGALMRVNHVGEVCAQALYTAQALAARTGNRDGAQQEALARQLEAAGAEETDHLAWTRQRLDALGARPSLLNPLWYAGSFGIGLIAGRMGTSVSLGFVVETERQVEAHLASHLTQLPPHDLPSRAIVNQMKEDEARHAKEAMHAGAAELPAPVRAVMRLAAKVMTTVAHTI, encoded by the coding sequence ATGCCCATGGATGCCCTGCTTTTTGCCGCTGATTCGGCGCTCCGAACTCTCTTCGCTCCACCCCGGGCGACTCGCCCATGTCCGACGCCAGCGAATCAGCTCGGCCTGCAGGAACTCAGTGAGATCGAGCGCCGAACCAGTGGCGCCCTCATGCGCGTGAACCATGTGGGCGAGGTGTGTGCGCAAGCGCTCTACACGGCTCAGGCTCTGGCGGCAAGAACGGGCAACCGCGATGGGGCACAACAGGAGGCGCTCGCACGCCAACTCGAAGCGGCGGGTGCTGAGGAGACCGACCACCTGGCCTGGACCCGGCAAAGACTCGACGCCCTGGGAGCTCGCCCCTCGCTGCTCAACCCGCTCTGGTATGCCGGCTCGTTTGGCATTGGCCTGATCGCCGGGCGCATGGGCACCAGCGTGAGTTTGGGCTTCGTGGTGGAAACAGAGCGACAGGTCGAGGCGCATCTGGCCAGCCATCTGACACAGCTCCCACCCCACGACCTGCCTTCACGCGCGATCGTGAATCAAATGAAAGAAGACGAGGCCAGGCACGCCAAAGAGGCCATGCATGCAGGCGCTGCGGAACTGCCCGCACCGGTTCGTGCGGTGATGAGGCTGGCGGCCAAAGTGATGACCACAGTCGCTCACACCATCTGA
- a CDS encoding porin: MKKTLIALAAVAASGAVFAQSSVTLYGVADVSIAKMDGQTTKLSSSGTMNNGTSRWGVRGSEDLGGGLKAGFTFEQGLSLENGNISKSGTGEFGRAAWMNLSGGFGDLRLGRSLNPAFYAAATWELTGTANYSVQTKQFGTALNGFRSNGMMYTTPSMGGFKVMLGHQLKGNDPAGTDVARSDLTGIYANGPMAFSVNYNKPSGGEKSFHVGGRYTMGMFTLAGAIVDPAGDGKGFALGGAVKAGPVDLVLDIARDTFYKDTDLLLEVKYPMSKRTTAYVAFVRDGKGKTADNANNVGLGVRHNF; encoded by the coding sequence ATGAAAAAGACTCTGATTGCTTTGGCAGCCGTGGCCGCCTCGGGTGCAGTTTTCGCACAATCCTCCGTCACGCTGTACGGCGTGGCTGATGTCTCCATCGCCAAGATGGACGGTCAGACCACCAAATTGAGCAGCAGCGGAACCATGAACAACGGCACCAGCCGTTGGGGTGTGCGCGGTTCTGAAGACCTCGGTGGCGGCCTGAAGGCCGGCTTCACCTTTGAACAAGGTCTGAGCCTCGAAAACGGCAACATCTCCAAGAGCGGCACCGGCGAATTCGGCCGTGCAGCCTGGATGAACCTGTCGGGTGGCTTCGGTGACCTGCGTCTGGGCCGTTCTTTGAACCCAGCTTTCTACGCAGCAGCAACCTGGGAACTGACCGGCACGGCCAACTACTCGGTTCAAACCAAGCAGTTCGGTACCGCTCTGAACGGTTTCCGTAGCAACGGCATGATGTACACCACGCCTTCCATGGGTGGTTTCAAAGTCATGCTCGGTCACCAGTTGAAGGGCAATGACCCAGCAGGTACCGATGTGGCCCGCTCCGACCTCACCGGTATTTACGCCAATGGCCCAATGGCCTTCTCCGTCAACTACAACAAGCCTAGCGGCGGCGAGAAGAGCTTCCACGTTGGTGGCCGTTACACCATGGGCATGTTCACCCTGGCCGGCGCCATTGTTGATCCAGCAGGCGACGGCAAAGGTTTCGCTCTGGGTGGTGCTGTGAAGGCCGGTCCAGTTGACCTGGTTCTCGACATCGCACGCGATACCTTCTACAAGGACACCGACCTGCTGTTGGAAGTCAAGTACCCAATGAGCAAGCGCACCACGGCTTACGTTGCCTTCGTGCGTGACGGCAAGGGCAAGACCGCTGACAACGCCAACAACGTTGGTTTGGGCGTTCGCCACAACTTCTGA
- a CDS encoding porin, which produces MKKSLIALAVLAASGAAMAQSSVTLYGIADVVIHKDADVSARMTSGGVSTSRWGVKGSEDLGGGLKANFNFEQGLDLTNGNIKGAAFGRQANVGFSSGFGAIQFGKTWNAYDDVAAAIIPVFDSVLSPAGIAPSYNYVSNPDSGVKLSMADMGGFTASVSTNFKNATADVERVTAFSGAYAGGPVVVGLAHQQEKAIAGTTRKLTRVNGSYDLGAAKLMAVFGVVQDEAKDITVGVDVPLSPALVLSTGFTQVRPDAGGDNANSFGLGVSYSLSKRTSVYGGFRKDNDAAVTSYDGVESRYGVGVKHTF; this is translated from the coding sequence ATGAAAAAGTCTCTGATTGCTCTGGCCGTTCTGGCCGCTTCCGGCGCAGCCATGGCCCAGTCCAGCGTGACCCTGTACGGCATCGCCGACGTCGTGATCCACAAGGATGCCGACGTGAGCGCCCGTATGACCTCCGGTGGTGTGAGCACCAGCCGTTGGGGCGTCAAGGGTTCCGAAGACCTGGGTGGCGGTTTGAAAGCCAACTTCAACTTCGAACAAGGTCTCGACCTGACCAACGGCAACATCAAGGGCGCAGCCTTTGGTCGTCAAGCCAATGTCGGCTTCAGCAGCGGTTTCGGTGCCATCCAGTTCGGCAAGACCTGGAACGCCTACGATGACGTCGCTGCAGCGATCATCCCTGTGTTCGATTCCGTGTTGTCGCCTGCCGGCATCGCTCCTTCCTACAACTACGTTTCCAACCCTGACAGCGGTGTGAAACTCTCCATGGCTGACATGGGTGGCTTCACCGCTTCCGTGAGCACCAACTTCAAGAACGCAACGGCTGACGTCGAGCGCGTGACCGCATTCAGCGGCGCCTACGCTGGCGGCCCTGTGGTTGTGGGCCTGGCTCACCAGCAGGAAAAAGCCATTGCTGGCACGACCCGCAAGCTGACCCGCGTCAACGGTTCTTACGATCTGGGCGCAGCCAAGTTGATGGCCGTGTTTGGCGTTGTTCAAGACGAAGCCAAAGACATCACCGTTGGTGTGGACGTGCCTTTGTCCCCAGCGCTGGTTCTGTCGACCGGCTTCACGCAAGTGCGCCCTGACGCTGGCGGCGACAACGCCAACAGCTTCGGCCTGGGTGTGAGCTACTCCCTGTCCAAGCGCACCAGCGTTTACGGTGGTTTCCGCAAGGACAACGACGCAGCTGTGACCAGCTACGATGGTGTTGAGTCCCGTTACGGCGTGGGCGTCAAGCACACGTTCTGA
- a CDS encoding ComEA family DNA-binding protein yields the protein MWVSRLIGAFLLFFTLTAWAAVDINTASADDLISIRGIGPGTSTKILDQRKVSKFKNWDDLIQRVSGIGEAKASKLSQEGLTVNGDKFKGGPALKQQQKAEPSRGKKVSAAPTGKAAR from the coding sequence ATGTGGGTATCTAGACTGATCGGCGCTTTTCTCTTGTTTTTCACGCTCACGGCATGGGCTGCCGTCGACATCAATACAGCCTCTGCAGACGACTTGATCAGCATCAGGGGCATCGGGCCAGGCACATCGACAAAAATTCTGGATCAACGCAAGGTAAGCAAATTCAAGAATTGGGATGACTTGATTCAGCGCGTTTCAGGGATTGGTGAGGCCAAAGCCAGCAAGCTCTCGCAAGAAGGTCTGACGGTCAATGGCGACAAATTCAAGGGCGGCCCAGCTTTGAAACAGCAGCAGAAGGCTGAACCATCCAGGGGCAAAAAGGTTTCGGCTGCCCCCACGGGGAAAGCGGCCAGATAG
- a CDS encoding ABC transporter permease, with product MLAFVFSRLAQAVLVMVSVAFIAFMLFQHVGDPVVFLLGQDATPDQIRQMRSDLGLDRSFVFQFWHFLVNAVQGEFGLSLRQGAKVSRLIAERLPATLELAMVAAVLAMVVGVPMGVYAALKKGSAISQLFMAVSLLGVSLPTFLIGILLILVFSVNLGWFPSFGRGDLVQVGWWTSGLLTPNGWLHVTLPAITLAIFQLTLIMRLVRAEMLEVLRTDYIKFARARGLSNRAVHFRHALKNTLVPVMTITGLQLGGLIAFAIITETVFQWPGMGLLFIQAVTFADIPVMAAYLCLIALIFVLINLVVDLLYFAVDPRLRMDKAGGH from the coding sequence ATGTTGGCTTTTGTGTTCAGTCGTTTGGCCCAGGCAGTGCTCGTGATGGTCAGCGTGGCCTTTATTGCTTTCATGTTGTTTCAACATGTCGGTGATCCTGTGGTGTTCCTTCTCGGCCAAGACGCAACACCCGATCAGATTCGCCAGATGCGTTCTGACCTGGGTCTGGATCGGTCTTTCGTGTTCCAGTTTTGGCATTTCCTGGTGAACGCCGTTCAAGGCGAGTTCGGGCTCAGCCTTCGACAGGGTGCAAAAGTCTCGCGTTTGATCGCCGAGCGACTTCCCGCCACCTTGGAACTGGCCATGGTTGCCGCCGTTTTGGCCATGGTTGTCGGGGTGCCGATGGGCGTCTATGCCGCACTCAAGAAGGGCAGCGCCATCAGTCAGCTCTTCATGGCGGTATCTTTGCTTGGGGTGTCGCTGCCTACTTTCCTGATTGGTATTCTGCTGATACTGGTTTTCTCGGTGAACCTGGGCTGGTTTCCCAGCTTTGGGCGGGGCGATTTGGTTCAGGTGGGTTGGTGGACATCCGGGTTGCTCACGCCCAATGGGTGGCTACATGTGACCCTGCCAGCGATCACGCTGGCCATTTTTCAGCTCACCTTGATCATGCGGCTGGTCAGGGCCGAAATGCTGGAGGTCTTGCGCACCGACTACATCAAGTTCGCCCGCGCCAGAGGCTTGAGCAACCGGGCGGTTCACTTTCGCCATGCACTAAAAAATACCTTGGTCCCCGTCATGACGATCACCGGCCTGCAGCTGGGCGGGCTCATTGCCTTCGCCATCATCACGGAAACGGTGTTCCAGTGGCCGGGCATGGGTCTGCTGTTTATACAGGCGGTAACGTTTGCCGATATTCCTGTCATGGCCGCCTATCTTTGCTTGATCGCGTTGATCTTTGTGTTGATCAACCTGGTGGTTGATTTGCTGTACTTTGCTGTGGATCCACGACTTCGCATGGACAAAGCAGGAGGGCATTGA
- a CDS encoding M20 aminoacylase family protein codes for MTANALLPSRIKAHGRAFAHIAAYHPELTALRRDLHAHPEIGFEEHYTARRVVESLKVCGADEIHTGIGKTGVVAVIHGRKTQSGKMIGLRADMDALPMTEHNDFAWKSGTPGMMHGCGHDGHTAMLVGAARYLAETRRFDGSAILIFQPGEEGFAGAKAMIEDGLFERFPVQSVFAMHNWPQMRPGMVGINPGPMMAAADRITIEITGQGGHGAHPYQTVDPVLVAAHIITAVQSIVSRNVRAVDSAVISMCAMKAGDLGAFSVMPGTATLVGTVRTFSSQVQDMVERRLREVCSGVALGFGATAHVNYERIYPATINTLNEAHLAADVAQGLVGRDHLDRNLDPSMGAEDFSFMLQVKPGAYLRLGQGADNGVGSCVLHNSRYDFNDEVLPLGAALHASLIEQGLPLSEDI; via the coding sequence ATGACTGCAAATGCTTTGTTGCCATCCCGAATCAAGGCCCATGGCCGCGCCTTTGCACACATCGCCGCCTACCACCCCGAACTGACCGCCCTGAGGCGCGATCTGCATGCTCACCCGGAAATTGGCTTTGAAGAGCACTACACGGCCAGACGGGTGGTGGAGTCTCTGAAGGTGTGTGGGGCGGATGAAATTCACACCGGCATAGGCAAGACAGGCGTTGTAGCCGTTATCCATGGCCGCAAGACCCAGAGTGGAAAAATGATTGGTCTGCGCGCCGATATGGATGCGCTGCCCATGACCGAGCACAACGATTTCGCCTGGAAATCTGGCACGCCGGGGATGATGCACGGCTGCGGCCATGATGGGCACACCGCCATGCTGGTGGGTGCTGCACGGTACCTGGCCGAAACCCGCCGCTTTGACGGCTCGGCTATCTTGATCTTTCAGCCGGGCGAAGAGGGATTCGCTGGTGCCAAGGCCATGATCGAAGACGGCCTGTTCGAGCGCTTTCCTGTGCAGTCGGTTTTTGCAATGCACAACTGGCCTCAGATGCGTCCGGGCATGGTGGGCATCAACCCCGGGCCCATGATGGCGGCTGCCGACCGCATCACCATCGAGATCACAGGCCAGGGTGGGCATGGTGCACACCCTTACCAAACCGTGGACCCGGTTTTGGTGGCTGCGCACATCATCACAGCGGTGCAAAGCATCGTATCGCGCAATGTGCGCGCCGTGGACAGCGCTGTCATCAGCATGTGTGCCATGAAGGCCGGCGACCTGGGCGCATTCAGTGTGATGCCGGGTACGGCGACGCTGGTTGGCACGGTGCGTACCTTCAGTTCACAGGTGCAAGACATGGTGGAACGCCGTTTGCGCGAAGTGTGTTCGGGCGTGGCGCTGGGCTTTGGTGCGACGGCCCATGTGAACTACGAGCGGATCTACCCGGCCACCATCAACACGTTGAATGAAGCCCACCTCGCGGCAGACGTGGCGCAGGGCCTTGTCGGGCGCGACCACCTGGATCGAAACCTTGACCCGAGCATGGGTGCCGAAGACTTCTCCTTCATGCTGCAAGTCAAGCCCGGTGCCTACTTGCGTCTGGGGCAGGGCGCCGACAATGGCGTGGGCAGTTGTGTCTTGCACAATAGCCGATACGACTTTAATGATGAGGTGCTGCCTCTGGGGGCAGCCTTGCATGCCAGCTTGATTGAGCAGGGCTTGCCTTTGAGCGAAGATATCTAG